Proteins from a single region of Chryseobacterium sp. T16E-39:
- a CDS encoding DUF2480 family protein, which translates to MEQNIFINKAEASGIVSFDIWDYKPSIEIVEIDLKEHLFMGMILKEKEFKESISAIDFSIYTGKAVAVICSTDAIIPPWAYMVLMNQLSGYCVYSDIKNSQGILEDLWKKELQSAELEQYKDLKVVVKARSETAPALYFLVTQLLKPFVKSLMYGEIGMPKVIFKK; encoded by the coding sequence ATGGAACAGAATATTTTCATCAATAAAGCAGAAGCCTCGGGAATCGTATCATTCGATATCTGGGATTATAAGCCCAGTATTGAAATTGTTGAGATTGATCTCAAAGAGCACCTTTTTATGGGAATGATCCTTAAAGAAAAAGAGTTTAAAGAGTCGATCTCAGCCATTGATTTTTCCATATATACCGGAAAAGCTGTTGCGGTCATCTGTTCTACTGATGCTATCATACCACCATGGGCTTATATGGTATTAATGAATCAACTATCAGGATATTGTGTTTACAGTGATATCAAGAACTCACAAGGGATCCTGGAAGACCTCTGGAAAAAAGAACTCCAAAGTGCAGAATTAGAGCAGTATAAAGATCTTAAAGTAGTTGTTAAGGCAAGATCCGAAACTGCTCCTGCACTTTATTTTTTAGTCACCCAACTTCTGAAACCATTTGTCAAAAGCCTGATGTATGGTGAAATAGGGATGCCTAAAGTTATATTTAAAAAATAA
- a CDS encoding superoxide dismutase, translated as MNAFTLPQLPYAYDALEPFIDKETMTIHHQKHHKAYVDNLNAALEQAGEADSDLDSLLQRISEYGPAVRNNGGGHFNHSLFWEILSPQPKLAPEGKLADAINATFGSLDSLKAEIKKGGLGQFGSGWVWLYVKFNGSLAVSSTPNQDNPMMDIQSTNRGFPILGIDVWEHAYYLAYQNKRADYLDSFWSVLDWASVEKKYEETLSKIK; from the coding sequence ATGAACGCATTTACCCTACCTCAGCTTCCGTACGCTTACGATGCATTAGAACCTTTTATTGACAAAGAAACGATGACTATTCATCATCAGAAACATCATAAAGCTTATGTTGATAATTTAAATGCCGCTCTTGAACAGGCTGGAGAAGCAGATTCAGATCTGGATTCTTTATTACAGAGAATCAGTGAGTATGGTCCGGCAGTCAGAAACAATGGTGGTGGACATTTTAACCACTCGTTATTCTGGGAAATTTTATCTCCACAACCTAAGCTGGCTCCGGAAGGAAAACTTGCAGATGCAATCAATGCAACTTTTGGAAGTCTTGACAGCCTTAAAGCAGAAATAAAAAAAGGCGGTCTTGGGCAGTTTGGATCCGGATGGGTTTGGTTGTATGTTAAATTTAACGGTTCACTTGCAGTAAGTTCAACTCCTAATCAGGATAATCCTATGATGGATATTCAATCTACTAACCGAGGTTTTCCTATACTTGGAATTGATGTCTGGGAACATGCTTACTATTTAGCGTATCAAAATAAAAGAGCAGATTACCTGGATTCTTTTTGGTCGGTCCTTGACTGGGCATCTGTAGAAAAGAAATACGAAGAGACCCTTTCAAAAATCAAATAA
- a CDS encoding helix-turn-helix transcriptional regulator: MKKPAADRILMFLKMRGEATSLLISEELSITKEGARKHLLNLVKDGLIESIAKSEGVGRPSTYYVLTQKGLAQFPDTHADVTVQLLKSVKNLLGENALDLLINDREKNTYQRYEKALTSAKSLESRLEILAKMRNDEGYMAEWTKEGADYFLIENHCPICAAATECQGFCRAELSNFQNLIGLDYKVERVKHILSGAQRCVYKISS; this comes from the coding sequence ATGAAAAAGCCGGCAGCGGATCGCATTCTAATGTTTTTAAAAATGAGAGGAGAGGCTACATCGCTTCTGATCTCTGAAGAACTTTCTATCACAAAAGAAGGGGCAAGAAAGCATTTGTTAAACCTTGTTAAAGATGGACTGATCGAATCCATAGCCAAGAGCGAAGGGGTAGGCCGTCCTTCTACCTATTATGTGCTTACCCAAAAAGGATTGGCACAGTTTCCGGATACCCACGCTGACGTTACCGTACAGCTTTTGAAATCGGTAAAAAATCTTTTGGGTGAGAATGCGTTGGATTTATTGATCAATGACCGGGAAAAGAATACCTATCAAAGATATGAGAAAGCCCTTACCAGTGCGAAATCACTGGAAAGCCGTCTGGAGATCCTGGCAAAAATGCGGAATGATGAGGGGTATATGGCGGAATGGACAAAAGAAGGAGCTGATTATTTTCTGATAGAAAATCATTGTCCGATCTGTGCTGCAGCGACCGAATGTCAGGGATTTTGCCGCGCAGAATTATCTAACTTTCAGAATTTAATTGGTTTGGATTATAAAGTGGAAAGAGTAAAGCACATTCTTTCAGGTGCCCAACGATGTGTATATAAAATCAGCAGCTAA
- a CDS encoding DinB family protein: MEIKSAQSFIDYYEKIRSRTLRLLAVIQPEHLDYSYKPGKFTVGDQIRHIAAIERYMYGETISGRKSAYQGCGKELADGYDNIINYFNEMHRQTVEIISKLSDEDLQKKCMTPANQEITVWKWLRAMTEHEIHHRGELYIYLNLLDVKTPQIYGLSAEEVQDMSVKIG, encoded by the coding sequence ATGGAAATAAAGTCAGCACAGTCATTTATCGATTATTATGAAAAAATACGTTCGAGGACTCTTCGATTACTTGCTGTCATTCAGCCCGAACATCTGGATTATTCTTATAAGCCGGGAAAATTTACAGTCGGTGACCAGATCAGACATATTGCAGCTATTGAAAGATACATGTACGGGGAAACTATTTCAGGCAGAAAAAGTGCTTATCAGGGCTGTGGAAAAGAATTGGCAGACGGATATGACAATATTATCAATTATTTCAATGAAATGCACAGACAGACTGTCGAAATCATCAGTAAACTTTCGGATGAAGATCTGCAGAAAAAATGCATGACCCCTGCCAATCAGGAAATCACTGTATGGAAATGGTTGCGGGCCATGACAGAGCATGAAATCCATCACAGAGGGGAACTCTATATTTATCTCAATCTTCTTGATGTAAAAACTCCCCAGATCTATGGACTCTCAGCTGAAGAAGTTCAGGATATGAGTGTAAAAATAGGATGA
- a CDS encoding S8 family peptidase, with protein MKKQLLMIGILFAALASAQSNDDLKREFEKQNKENNEKFDSYVAKRYGSAKAPGVQKQVEEERSNLAGFLPGGKPYFYKKQDVRQVQNANADVLNTAGGVTGLNNAYKGENIKFTVFDGGRVYAAHPAFDNAVGRISNKEAATQIYSEHSTGVAGFIGSRALNISGNLNGVPVTANIQGVAVNSTIDSYRFAQTVLPGNTAASNVFQKILIAQPKISNHSYGTNPGWSIEQATDGSYFWLWNGAFSSPSTNYDTQGSYLSNDQNYDQIVYNNPSYIVVKSAGNSFGDGPNRPGTTAFPKYYEDANGNPVQFASTDTLPAGNCAQGYDCIGQGSLAKNIIVVGATDVITTNNFKYSVAGDVVHSDYSSAGPRDDGGIKPDIATTGTNVFSASTAEDTVGSTKYDYGSGTSYSAPVVTGVIGLWTQIHKELFSNQLLNAASAKTLMVHSASEAGNVGPDPWFGWGYINAKKGAELLVGKANNTVIFNNETLSNGVANTKVVKASGTEPLKVTISWIDPAYVLPAGLTWGQVYNNRSSRLVNDLDLRIIDTTNNTVYTPWKLNANSPLTPATKGDNTVDNVEQVVIDAPVAGRNYRVEITNKGNLVNSAGAGAPQNYSIIVTGYNQEVLATNKVGNVNAESGLVIAPTITKDFVKVLKAPKNSTYTIYDLSGKRIQSGTINSDSASIDLSSNIKGIYIIEVKTDKETISKKVIKE; from the coding sequence ATGAAAAAACAATTACTAATGATCGGGATATTATTTGCTGCTTTAGCAAGTGCCCAATCCAATGATGATCTAAAGAGAGAGTTTGAAAAACAGAACAAAGAGAATAACGAAAAATTTGACTCTTATGTTGCAAAACGCTATGGATCTGCTAAAGCTCCGGGTGTTCAAAAACAGGTAGAAGAAGAGAGAAGTAATCTTGCAGGTTTTTTACCGGGGGGTAAACCTTATTTCTATAAGAAACAGGATGTAAGACAGGTTCAAAATGCTAATGCTGATGTTTTAAATACTGCTGGGGGCGTAACAGGATTAAACAATGCTTACAAAGGTGAAAATATTAAATTTACAGTTTTTGATGGAGGTAGAGTATATGCTGCCCATCCTGCTTTTGACAATGCGGTGGGAAGAATCTCGAATAAAGAAGCTGCGACTCAAATCTACAGTGAGCATTCAACGGGTGTGGCGGGCTTTATTGGAAGCAGAGCATTAAATATTTCAGGTAATTTAAATGGAGTACCCGTTACAGCAAATATTCAGGGGGTTGCGGTGAACTCTACAATAGATTCTTATAGATTTGCGCAAACTGTATTACCTGGAAATACAGCGGCCAGTAATGTATTCCAGAAAATACTTATAGCACAACCTAAAATATCGAATCACTCCTATGGAACCAATCCAGGTTGGAGTATAGAACAAGCAACTGATGGCTCTTATTTCTGGCTGTGGAACGGTGCTTTTTCAAGTCCTTCCACCAACTATGATACGCAAGGCAGTTACTTATCCAATGATCAGAACTATGATCAGATCGTATACAACAATCCATCTTATATTGTCGTGAAATCTGCAGGAAACTCTTTTGGAGATGGGCCTAACAGACCTGGGACCACTGCATTTCCCAAGTATTATGAAGATGCCAATGGAAATCCGGTTCAGTTTGCTTCTACAGATACTTTACCTGCCGGGAACTGTGCACAAGGATATGACTGTATAGGCCAGGGATCATTAGCTAAAAATATAATTGTAGTGGGTGCTACGGATGTGATCACCACCAATAATTTTAAATATTCTGTAGCGGGGGATGTGGTCCATTCTGATTACAGCAGTGCCGGACCAAGAGATGATGGTGGAATAAAACCAGACATTGCAACTACCGGAACTAATGTTTTTTCTGCTTCTACAGCAGAAGATACAGTGGGAAGTACAAAATATGATTATGGCAGTGGAACATCCTATTCAGCGCCTGTTGTAACAGGAGTTATTGGATTATGGACACAAATTCATAAAGAACTTTTTTCTAATCAGCTATTAAATGCCGCAAGTGCAAAAACATTAATGGTGCATTCTGCGTCTGAAGCAGGAAACGTTGGCCCGGATCCATGGTTCGGATGGGGGTATATCAATGCAAAAAAAGGGGCAGAACTACTCGTTGGAAAAGCGAATAATACCGTTATTTTTAACAATGAAACCTTAAGTAATGGTGTTGCTAATACCAAAGTTGTCAAAGCATCAGGAACAGAGCCTCTTAAGGTAACCATATCATGGATAGACCCTGCATATGTGCTTCCCGCTGGTTTAACTTGGGGACAGGTTTACAATAATAGAAGTTCAAGATTGGTCAATGATTTGGATTTAAGAATTATTGATACTACGAACAATACAGTTTATACTCCTTGGAAGCTTAATGCTAACAGTCCATTGACTCCTGCTACTAAAGGAGATAACACGGTAGATAATGTAGAACAGGTTGTGATTGATGCTCCAGTTGCCGGAAGAAATTATAGAGTAGAGATCACTAATAAAGGGAATTTAGTGAATAGCGCCGGGGCGGGAGCACCTCAGAACTATTCGATTATAGTTACAGGATATAATCAGGAAGTTCTTGCAACGAACAAAGTTGGAAATGTAAACGCAGAAAGCGGTTTGGTGATCGCTCCAACAATTACTAAAGATTTCGTTAAAGTACTGAAAGCTCCTAAAAATTCGACATATACCATTTATGATCTTTCAGGAAAGAGAATACAGAGTGGAACCATTAATTCTGATAGTGCAAGTATAGATCTATCTTCTAATATTAAAGGTATTTATATCATCGAGGTAAAAACAGATAAAGAAACTATTTCGAAAAAAGTTATTAAAGAATAA
- a CDS encoding T9SS type A sorting domain-containing protein — protein sequence MKNIIHLLFALLLITSFFQAQVNISDNINLGPTSGNLQLIATPGEWGVTHGTPTYDGVGQTLWMWSGYQNFPNLSGTMGEGVYRKVNFVQGSSYQVNIGIPKFNASVFTNAKFNVLLCNDPIPPNCSYSGCPIPSFSSSRLLYTYTGGSFTDQTLHLTFSTDTMESYKYIVVYPGPNANRSQIELTISCLEIFGCASTDMTYCNVIPGGDLYWKNINIGSSFCSSTTETTTTPNVTTNITAGDVITVGPKSILSSSSGNPLILAISPCTNSIQSKQSGQVMSSYSSYACAISKPSRNSLITNKKKEYFDLNSPLSVFPNPAKEEITLNIDNNSIEGNVEIQNIVGQTVKRIPLTIANKHINIRDIPSGTYFIKLITESKIYSGKFIKI from the coding sequence ATGAAAAATATAATTCATCTACTTTTTGCTTTATTGCTGATAACTTCATTTTTTCAAGCTCAGGTAAATATTTCAGATAATATTAATCTTGGGCCAACATCTGGCAATTTACAGCTCATTGCAACACCAGGAGAATGGGGAGTTACACACGGGACTCCTACATATGACGGTGTTGGACAGACCTTGTGGATGTGGAGTGGTTATCAAAATTTTCCTAATCTGTCCGGTACCATGGGAGAAGGAGTCTATAGAAAGGTAAATTTTGTACAGGGATCCTCATATCAAGTAAATATTGGAATTCCAAAATTCAATGCTTCTGTATTTACAAATGCTAAATTCAATGTTTTGCTTTGTAATGATCCTATTCCACCAAATTGTAGTTATTCAGGATGCCCAATTCCTTCATTTTCGTCCAGTAGACTTTTATATACTTATACGGGAGGGTCTTTTACAGATCAAACCTTACATTTGACATTTTCTACTGATACAATGGAATCATACAAATATATTGTTGTTTATCCTGGTCCAAATGCAAACAGATCACAAATAGAATTAACTATCTCTTGCTTAGAAATCTTTGGATGTGCATCTACTGATATGACATATTGTAATGTAATACCAGGTGGTGATCTGTATTGGAAAAATATTAATATTGGCTCTTCTTTTTGTTCTTCAACAACAGAAACTACTACAACACCAAATGTGACAACAAATATTACAGCAGGCGATGTAATCACAGTAGGTCCTAAGTCTATACTTTCATCCTCGTCTGGAAACCCATTAATTTTAGCTATTTCACCCTGTACAAATTCAATTCAATCCAAGCAGTCAGGACAGGTAATGTCCAGCTATTCTTCTTACGCATGTGCAATTTCAAAACCATCACGTAATTCCCTGATTACGAACAAAAAGAAGGAATATTTCGATTTGAATAGCCCGCTATCTGTATTTCCGAATCCAGCTAAAGAAGAAATCACTTTAAATATTGACAACAATAGTATTGAAGGAAATGTTGAAATACAAAATATAGTAGGACAAACAGTAAAAAGGATACCTTTAACCATAGCTAATAAGCATATCAACATTAGAGATATTCCATCTGGCACTTATTTCATTAAATTAATTACTGAAAGTAAAATTTACAGTGGAAAATTTATTAAAATTTGA
- a CDS encoding helix-turn-helix domain-containing protein — translation MEPLTFLPINNRLKKIVESIVIIDIDCDQYDLKREYQYPWTAKASIFFTLSDEKLLIKENGKYQKLPFCYTVGPRLVNDVINIGEKRRKIVGVTFKAGGFHRLMGIPVNLLTKENTNTHHIFGKETEEVEERLREAKNNIEILSIIESFLFRRIESLPAFSLFDLALEQCVESKGNIKIGELASISGLSIRQFERKCEISLAVAPKLFARLTRFTSAFMMKENNLKLNWSNIAYESGYFDQMHLIKDFRMFSGYNPNMMNQIENFDVKIMTILEGKYKYKTS, via the coding sequence ATGGAACCATTAACATTTCTTCCCATAAATAATAGATTGAAAAAGATTGTTGAATCAATTGTAATTATTGATATTGATTGTGATCAGTATGATTTGAAAAGGGAATATCAATATCCATGGACTGCTAAGGCAAGTATATTTTTTACATTAAGTGATGAGAAATTATTAATAAAAGAGAATGGTAAATATCAAAAATTACCATTTTGTTATACTGTAGGTCCAAGGCTTGTTAATGACGTTATTAATATTGGAGAAAAAAGACGTAAGATTGTTGGAGTTACCTTTAAGGCTGGAGGATTTCACAGACTTATGGGAATACCTGTTAATTTGTTAACAAAAGAAAATACAAATACTCATCATATTTTTGGAAAAGAAACTGAAGAAGTGGAAGAGAGATTAAGAGAGGCTAAAAACAATATTGAAATATTGTCCATAATAGAAAGTTTTTTATTTAGAAGAATAGAATCTCTTCCAGCATTTTCACTATTTGATCTTGCACTTGAACAATGTGTGGAGAGTAAAGGAAATATCAAAATCGGAGAATTGGCCTCCATTTCAGGATTAAGTATCAGGCAGTTTGAAAGAAAATGTGAGATAAGTTTAGCTGTTGCTCCAAAGCTTTTTGCCAGATTGACACGTTTTACTTCTGCATTTATGATGAAAGAAAATAATTTAAAATTAAATTGGTCAAACATAGCTTACGAATCTGGTTATTTTGATCAGATGCATCTTATAAAGGATTTTAGAATGTTTTCGGGATACAATCCTAACATGATGAATCAGATTGAAAACTTTGATGTCAAAATTATGACAATTTTAGAAGGTAAGTACAAGTATAAGACTTCCTAA
- a CDS encoding serine hydrolase → MKTYFLLFLSILSSFYYAQNAELAVDAIIKREMSERKIPGLQIAVVQNGKIILKKSFGVANIQDQVPVTDTTIFPINSCTKVFTATAIMQLVEQGKVDLSAPISTYLVDLPEQWQKVTVEQMMTHISGFPELLNVLDPNTGNTTKSEKEVWDEVKSLPMVFKTGEQFSYNQTNYYLLGKIIEKLTGKSFEQFFKTKQFQQVGMTHTLFGDSRDVIPHFAPTYRYRNLNNGKTGGEQKWVNDYYIFPDFTRTGAGLNSTVEDMAKWIIALQNGQLLKTPEALNRMWSPIKMNNGTPTAWAPGWGLAKFRTKHKAVGMSGGARSAFLVYPDDHLAVIVLTNLGGSTPEDFLEELAGVYNPEIIKADPVTFLRLNLKKMGFDKAIELVNAEKKRNPDFKPQEFELNEWGYRMMSKNELKNASEIFKLNVHLFPDSWNAYDSYGEVLLKLGDKDQGIKMYQKSMELNPDNENGKNVLKKLTLIESPKSTSK, encoded by the coding sequence ATGAAGACTTACTTTTTACTGTTTCTTTCTATTCTTTCATCTTTTTACTATGCCCAGAATGCTGAATTGGCTGTCGATGCTATTATAAAAAGGGAAATGTCCGAGCGTAAGATTCCGGGGCTGCAAATTGCAGTGGTTCAGAACGGGAAAATCATTTTGAAAAAATCTTTTGGTGTTGCGAATATACAGGACCAGGTTCCGGTAACAGATACTACGATTTTCCCGATTAATTCCTGTACAAAAGTATTTACAGCTACTGCCATTATGCAGTTGGTAGAACAGGGTAAAGTGGATTTGTCAGCACCCATTTCTACCTATTTGGTTGATCTTCCTGAGCAGTGGCAAAAGGTCACTGTAGAGCAGATGATGACTCATATTTCGGGATTTCCGGAGTTGCTAAATGTACTCGACCCGAATACCGGAAATACCACAAAAAGTGAAAAAGAAGTCTGGGATGAAGTGAAAAGTCTTCCTATGGTTTTTAAAACCGGAGAACAGTTTAGCTATAATCAAACGAATTATTATCTGCTGGGAAAAATAATTGAAAAATTAACGGGAAAATCCTTTGAACAGTTTTTTAAAACCAAACAATTTCAACAGGTTGGTATGACTCATACGCTATTCGGGGATTCCAGAGATGTTATTCCTCATTTTGCACCAACATATCGTTATCGAAACCTGAATAATGGGAAAACAGGGGGCGAACAAAAGTGGGTGAATGATTACTATATATTTCCGGATTTTACCAGAACCGGAGCAGGACTTAACAGTACCGTAGAGGATATGGCAAAATGGATTATTGCTTTACAAAACGGTCAACTTCTGAAAACTCCTGAAGCATTAAACAGAATGTGGTCACCTATAAAAATGAATAATGGAACTCCTACAGCTTGGGCACCCGGTTGGGGATTGGCAAAATTCCGAACCAAACATAAGGCAGTGGGAATGTCTGGCGGTGCCAGATCAGCATTTTTAGTATATCCTGATGATCATTTAGCTGTAATTGTCCTCACCAATTTGGGCGGAAGTACCCCGGAAGATTTCCTGGAAGAGCTTGCTGGTGTTTATAATCCTGAGATCATTAAAGCTGATCCTGTTACTTTTCTAAGGCTTAATTTAAAGAAAATGGGATTTGATAAAGCTATTGAATTAGTCAATGCGGAAAAGAAAAGGAATCCTGATTTTAAGCCTCAGGAATTTGAATTGAATGAGTGGGGCTATCGGATGATGTCTAAAAATGAGTTGAAAAATGCTTCTGAAATTTTTAAATTAAATGTTCACTTGTTTCCAGATAGCTGGAATGCTTATGACAGTTATGGCGAAGTCTTATTAAAATTAGGGGATAAGGATCAGGGGATTAAGATGTATCAAAAATCAATGGAACTCAATCCTGACAATGAAAATGGTAAAAATGTTTTGAAGAAATTGACTTTAATAGAAAGCCCTAAAAGTACCAGCAAATAA
- a CDS encoding serine hydrolase domain-containing protein yields MKNYTSLLFLFLAICPIFAQLPADSIRLLAKKAVTDKRSKSIIIGIIDANGRTIFKEGVISDDNPVLPDENTIYEIGSITKVFTSLVLADMSIKHQLKLDDPVSKFLKKDIKLPTRGGKEISLLNLATHRSALPRFPYNVDPGDLDNPYADYTENKMFEYLSHYQPDIDIDSKWRYSNTGYGLLGYALTSVSKQKNYETLIKEKICKPLHMDHTVITMTDELEKNRARGHSEYGKPANFVVLSAIEAGGSLRSNLNDMFTFVEANLGLIKSDLFPAMKLTHLKQSKKENHMGYATLGWTFWDNGKDIVFKDGGTPGFSSFIGLDTKNKWGIVILSNSANSVTDIGLHIMDPSYIIEPYRYPWKLLDTLRIAVKNNGVDHGIELYRDLKANHHTEFTFDENQLNYLGHELRRDNKMEDAIKVFEFNKNEYPKSTLVYESLGEIYKRNHNRKKAFENFGKAMELEPQNKHWDFMLHQLKNQ; encoded by the coding sequence ATGAAGAATTATACCAGTCTGCTTTTTTTATTTCTTGCAATATGTCCGATTTTTGCTCAATTGCCGGCGGACTCGATAAGACTCCTTGCTAAAAAGGCTGTTACTGATAAAAGAAGTAAAAGCATTATTATCGGTATAATAGATGCCAATGGCAGAACCATTTTCAAAGAAGGAGTCATAAGTGATGATAATCCTGTATTACCCGATGAAAATACGATTTACGAAATTGGTTCCATTACCAAGGTATTTACGTCATTGGTTTTAGCGGATATGAGTATAAAACATCAGTTAAAGCTTGATGATCCTGTTTCAAAGTTTCTGAAGAAAGATATAAAATTACCTACTAGAGGAGGAAAAGAAATTTCTTTACTCAATCTGGCTACCCATAGGTCAGCACTTCCTCGATTTCCTTACAATGTAGATCCAGGAGACCTTGATAATCCATATGCTGACTATACTGAGAATAAGATGTTTGAGTATTTATCACACTATCAGCCGGATATTGATATTGATTCAAAATGGAGATATTCGAACACGGGATACGGATTATTAGGGTATGCGTTAACATCGGTTTCGAAACAAAAAAATTATGAAACGCTGATAAAAGAGAAGATTTGTAAACCTCTTCATATGGATCATACGGTCATTACTATGACTGATGAACTGGAAAAGAATAGAGCAAGAGGGCATTCTGAATATGGAAAGCCCGCAAATTTTGTTGTTTTATCGGCAATTGAAGCAGGAGGTAGCCTACGTTCAAACCTTAATGATATGTTTACTTTTGTTGAAGCCAATTTGGGACTGATAAAGTCGGATTTGTTTCCAGCTATGAAACTTACTCATTTAAAACAGTCTAAAAAGGAGAATCATATGGGCTATGCTACACTTGGCTGGACATTTTGGGATAATGGGAAGGATATTGTTTTCAAAGATGGGGGAACACCAGGTTTCAGTTCTTTCATCGGACTTGATACCAAAAATAAATGGGGGATTGTTATACTATCCAATTCAGCGAATTCAGTTACAGATATTGGATTGCATATTATGGATCCAAGCTATATAATAGAACCTTACAGGTATCCATGGAAACTTTTAGACACTCTGCGGATAGCGGTTAAAAATAATGGTGTAGATCATGGCATTGAATTATACAGGGATCTTAAAGCGAATCATCATACGGAATTTACATTTGATGAGAATCAGCTTAATTATTTAGGACATGAATTGAGAAGAGATAATAAGATGGAAGATGCGATTAAAGTATTTGAATTTAATAAAAATGAATACCCAAAATCTACACTTGTGTATGAGAGCCTGGGAGAGATCTACAAAAGAAATCATAACCGGAAGAAAGCTTTTGAAAATTTCGGAAAAGCCATGGAATTAGAACCTCAGAACAAACATTGGGATTTTATGCTTCATCAACTGAAAAATCAGTGA
- a CDS encoding RNA polymerase sigma factor, with amino-acid sequence MKPTDYNLLNKIKSGDRPAFVTLYDRYWDSFYTMIFTRTRDREATEELLQNLWIRILENPEFVQTDEEESAKGYLFRFIHYRILDYYASIKKIQEVYVDETEDFLAEITDAEYAEILEDHDINELFTMIDEVISHLSPTEQKVYDLRIRKNMSVVETAEALNLSNKTVSNNLSKALNEIREQLNPNYESSKKLVSLLILMQMMPNLYS; translated from the coding sequence ATGAAACCGACAGACTATAATTTACTAAATAAAATAAAATCAGGAGACCGTCCTGCTTTTGTTACGCTGTACGACAGATATTGGGATAGTTTCTATACAATGATATTCACCCGTACGAGAGATAGAGAAGCTACTGAAGAGCTATTGCAAAACCTCTGGATCAGGATTCTGGAAAACCCTGAATTTGTACAAACTGATGAGGAGGAAAGTGCTAAGGGATATTTATTCCGATTTATACATTATCGCATTTTGGACTATTATGCGAGCATCAAGAAGATACAGGAAGTATATGTAGATGAAACTGAGGATTTTTTAGCGGAAATTACCGATGCAGAATATGCAGAAATACTTGAAGATCATGACATCAATGAGCTTTTCACAATGATAGACGAAGTCATTTCTCATCTTTCACCAACAGAACAAAAAGTGTATGATTTAAGAATCCGTAAAAATATGTCTGTTGTAGAAACTGCTGAAGCCCTTAATCTAAGTAATAAAACAGTGAGTAATAATCTCAGTAAAGCCTTGAATGAGATCAGGGAACAGCTTAACCCCAATTATGAATCCTCAAAAAAGCTGGTTTCTCTACTCATTCTGATGCAAATGATGCCTAATCTGTATTCGTAA